Below is a genomic region from Telmatobacter sp. DSM 110680.
GCCGCCGATCCCGCGGCACTCTGCATCGTGTACCCGGAATTCAGGAAATAGTTTGCGGCAAAATACTCAATCAGATAACAGACCAAGCCCTGAATCAGCAGCGAAGCGATTACGGCGATTGGAATATGTTTAGTCGGATTTTTTGCCTCGCCTCCCATCGCCGTCACCGATTCAAAACCGACAAGGATCAGAATCGCAACCGTCGCCTGAATAAATACCCAGCTGAATTTGTGTGGCGAGACGACAGACTTCGCGGAGGTGTGTGTGAGCATGTTGCCGCTGGCGTCCGCTGCGGGATAGTCAATCGTGAATGGAACCGGCTTGCCGGCCTTGTCGAGCTGAGGCTGGGGAACGCCGCTGGCGTCGCGAACGACAGAACCGTCCTTGGCGGTGGCGAATTGATAGGTGTAGGTCGCGAGCGACTGGCCGTCGTAGTTAAACGCCGGTGATCCTGCTGGATGATTGGCGCGATAACCCAGGGCGAGCACGCTGAATACCAGTAGTGCGGATATCTGAATTACGTTAATGGCGAGGTTGACGGCCGTCGATGCTCCCGCGCCCTTCTGGGCGATCCAGGCAACAAAGAACGAGAACGCGATGGCGACCAAACCCATGAAAACCGGTCCGGGATTGGAACCGCTGATGAAGTTCGGATAGAAGAATCCGACGACGTAGCCGACGAAGATGCCGGTAGTGGCCACCATCACGCCTGGGTAAACCCAGTAGTACAAGTGCGAGCCCCAGCCGACAACGAACTTCGCGATGCGGGCGTACTTGAAGGCCTTGTCTTTGGAGAGCAGCGCCTGCTCCGCGTAGTAGTAGCTGGAGCCTGTGCCTGGATAGAGCTTGGAGATCTCCGCGTAGGCAACGGCAGTGGCTAGACAAAGTCCCAGCGCCAGCAGGATGCCCCACCACATCGATGGCGCCGTGGAAGGCTGCCCTGCGGTTCCCGTTGTCGCCTGGATGAAGAACGTGAGCCAAAGAAAGGCGCCCGGAGCAATCAGCGCCATTGCGTTGCTGGTCAACCCGGTTAGGCCCAGAGTTGCCTGCATCTGTGGTGCTTTCTGTTCTGCCATTTAGATTCTCCTGGAAAATGAAGTTTTTACGGTCTTCTCCCGCGTATGAGTAACGGGCTTGTTTTGAGGCTGGCCGGATCAAAGTCCGGCGTGAAGCCTGCTGTTTCTGGGTTATGTGAATGCTACGTAGTGGTCGATGAAGATGAAATGAAGAATCGGACCGTTTCGGGGTTGAGGACTTTGCGGGGATGCATCCCGTCCTCGGAGTTTTGTTGTCACTTCAAGGACGGGATTTTTAAATCAGCTCTGCTATTTTTCGGTTACGTTTTTCCCGAAGATAAAGCCGAATTCAAGAGCGCCCCGGAACTGGTCCGCATTTGTTCCTGAGCTGCCAAAGACACTTCCCGGCGTGTAGTCCGTTGCATGCACCCACGCGAGGTCGCCGCGAACGTACATACCGCCCTTCTGGTAGGTTGGCGTTGCGGTGAAAGTGGTGCCCGAACTGCCAGCCCCGAAGCCCAGCATGTTAACGGAACCATCGGTTGCGCTCCCCGAACTCGTCAGGTATTCGACACGCGCCGGAAGAGAGAAGCCACTTTTGAAGGCGTAGCTAACGTTGAGCGCGCCACCGGTTGCGGATGTGCCGTTGACGACGCCTACCTTCGCATTGGTCGGAAGCTTGCCATACTGGAAGTACGGCGAAATGATCCACGGGCCCTTGGTGTAGGTGTAGATCACGGCGTGCATGTAGCCGTTGTTCTGGATAGGCGTAGCCGCCGTTTCAAAAACGGTCTGTCCGAGGTTCCCCATCCCGTCGTACACAAGTACGTGTGGCCCCTTGGTAAGAGTCACCGAGCCCGAAAGCCACGAGTAGCGGTTGGAATAGTAACCGTCGTTCCAACTAACCGAGGCACTCAGATATTTATTGAGGGTCTGATTTATCTGGA
It encodes:
- a CDS encoding APC family permease gives rise to the protein MAEQKAPQMQATLGLTGLTSNAMALIAPGAFLWLTFFIQATTGTAGQPSTAPSMWWGILLALGLCLATAVAYAEISKLYPGTGSSYYYAEQALLSKDKAFKYARIAKFVVGWGSHLYYWVYPGVMVATTGIFVGYVVGFFYPNFISGSNPGPVFMGLVAIAFSFFVAWIAQKGAGASTAVNLAINVIQISALLVFSVLALGYRANHPAGSPAFNYDGQSLATYTYQFATAKDGSVVRDASGVPQPQLDKAGKPVPFTIDYPAADASGNMLTHTSAKSVVSPHKFSWVFIQATVAILILVGFESVTAMGGEAKNPTKHIPIAVIASLLIQGLVCYLIEYFAANYFLNSGYTMQSAAGSAAPIGDMMIIVGDALLGQGHGKYFMMAEAITVFLALIGTTLSCMNTGARVTYAMGKDDEAPEHFGMLHAESLSPRRAIWTLAAISAVLGCLAVTLVFADASAPTDATIAALPHGIFSSFGYSTHDKMAALPNSLLTITLTSNFGTFILYALSCFLCMVAFHKRPDHNFVKHTLIPGFGLLANLACMAVYVLGPFFNLGTKMEPLTALGISGVWGLYGAVYFLRSSKAKGKAVLVEVKG
- a CDS encoding outer membrane beta-barrel protein; its protein translation is MSISLKLNRIILQSLVAASLATAIAGAQAPATVATAAPPATTPATPAAATDPAPEAAPAPTALSTFVLTGPLQWLPPATFDAGPLGKLSVNGIITGFSQFQSNHVPGDDAAQATLSNGQIFIQKADGKVQYYIQAGVYTMQALSVPFTDAQTTVKNTYGPVPVAYLKLQAGKNTQFLIGSLPTLMGAESTFTYQNFNIERGIVWNQENAINKGIQINQTLNKYLSASVSWNDGYYSNRYSWLSGSVTLTKGPHVLVYDGMGNLGQTVFETAATPIQNNGYMHAVIYTYTKGPWIISPYFQYGKLPTNAKVGVVNGTSATGGALNVSYAFKSGFSLPARVEYLTSSGSATDGSVNMLGFGAGSSGTTFTATPTYQKGGMYVRGDLAWVHATDYTPGSVFGSSGTNADQFRGALEFGFIFGKNVTEK